A genomic stretch from Clavelina lepadiformis chromosome 5, kaClaLepa1.1, whole genome shotgun sequence includes:
- the LOC143459876 gene encoding dynein axonemal assembly factor 11-like, which translates to MVRITEELVRKRAEHNECEIFSLEELSLHQQDLGKIEHLDKWCRHLKILYLQNNLIGKIENVGRLKKLEYLNLALNNVERIENLQACESLKKLDLTVNFIGELTSIENLKGNIFLEDLYLTGNPCTQFDGYKEYVVATLPQLRWIDGHEIEKSERIKAMQMLKSIREKIVAQQNEYLEKRALQKEEAKNKPIELEDNDEPSEDEDEETKQKKDQEFWNEKVDYTPETRTSIQNKIQENRDKTHDSKFKQPEIKRERRYFNEEGQPLNVNEAKIDFKLTETEDDSAFVLDVACYKYMDTSLIDADVQPWYVRVTMKGSVLQLVLFEEVKPDSCIAQRSQITGHLIVTMPKLNPPPVPALRPDVERKTKVETETPEKPREILEVREARSFSDNLANIARESPNRTPKSKATPDIKEPENSPDFVDDPDVPPLI; encoded by the exons ATGGTGCGAATAACAGAAGAATTGGTTCGAAAACGAGCTGAACATAATGaatgtgaaatattttctttggaAGAATTATCTTTGCATCAGCAGGACTTAGGAAAAATTGAACATTTAGACAAATGGTGTCGGCATTTAAAAATCCTTTATCTACAAAATAACCTGATTG GTAAAATCGAAAATGTTGGTCGACTGAAAAAGTTAGAATACTTAAACCTTGCACTTAATAATGTGGAAAGAATTGAAAATTTGCAA GCATGTGAATCATTGAAGAAATTAGACCTGacagttaattttattggtgAATTGACTAgtattgaaaatttgaaaggCAACATCTTTTTAGAAGATTTATACCTAACAGGCAATCCATGTACCCAGTTTGATG GTTATAAAGAGTATGTTGTTGCTACATTACCACAACTTCGATGGATAGATGGACATGAAATCGAAAAATCTGAAAGGATAAAAGCGATGCAAATGCTGAAATCAATCAG GGAAAAAATCGTTGCGCAGCAAAATGAATATTTAGAGAAAAGAGCGCTCCAAAAAGAAGAAGCTAAAAATAAGCCTATTGAACTCGAAGATAATGACG aACCTTCGGAAGATGAAGATGaagaaacaaaacagaaaaaagacCAGGAATTCTGGAATGAAAAAGTAGATTATACTCCTGAAACAAGAACTTCAATTCAGAACAAAATCCAGGAAAACCGTGACAAGACCCACGAcagtaaatttaaacaaccagagataaa ACGTGAAAGAAGATACTTCAATGAGGAAGGCCAACCACTGAATGTCAATGAAgctaaaattgattttaaattgaCTGAAACTGAAGATGACTCTGCTTTCGTGTTAGATGTTGCTTGCTATAAATACATGGACACATCATTAATAG ATGCTGATGTCCAGCCCTGGTATGTCCGTGTCACTATGAAAGGCTCGGTTTTGCAGCTTGTATTGTTTGAAGAAGTTAAACCAGACAGCTGCATAGCTCAGCGCTCACAGATAACAGGACACCTCATCGTCACCATGCCGAAATTAAACCCTCCTCCTGTACCTGCACTAAGACCAGATGTAGAGAG gaaaacaaaagttgaaaCGGAGACACCAGAGAAGCCGCGTGAGATACTGGAAGTAAGAGAAGCACGATCTTTTTCTGATAATCTTGCGAACATTGCTCGTGAATCACCAAACAGAACTCCAAAATCAAAAGCGACTCCTGACATAAAAGAACCAGAAAATTCTCCAGATTTTGTTGATGACCCAGACGTGCCACCATTAATATGA